Proteins co-encoded in one Flavobacterium sp. M31R6 genomic window:
- a CDS encoding leucine-rich repeat domain-containing protein: MSNKITLIFTVLFSLSVFANVSQAEKDVLIKLNQATNGAKWINKWDFSLPMNKWYGVKVVDDKVISINLNNNNLTGRIPVEITNLLNLQELNLGTNLLNGEIPLNIGNLKNLQILDLSFNKLTGFIPVSICTLPNLKVLVLDRNILSGELPPQIGKLAMLENLSLYENSFQGQLPVSFYELKSLKSLSLYSNRFTGKLSPAIGNLVLLENLNLFDNDFRGQVPLELEKLIHLKKMNISYNLFSGLVSNRLSLLDKLNMTMRNEVGNVVSLPVIKG, encoded by the coding sequence ATGAGTAATAAAATTACACTTATTTTTACCGTACTATTTTCACTTTCAGTTTTTGCTAATGTTTCGCAGGCAGAAAAGGATGTCCTTATAAAATTAAACCAAGCTACCAATGGTGCTAAATGGATTAATAAATGGGATTTTTCTTTGCCAATGAACAAATGGTACGGAGTAAAAGTCGTTGACGATAAGGTAATTTCGATAAACTTAAACAACAATAATTTGACGGGTCGTATTCCTGTTGAGATTACTAATTTGTTGAATTTGCAGGAACTAAATTTGGGTACCAATTTATTGAATGGTGAAATTCCCCTCAATATCGGCAATCTGAAGAATTTGCAAATATTGGACCTTTCGTTTAATAAATTGACCGGTTTTATTCCTGTTTCAATTTGTACTTTGCCTAATTTAAAAGTATTAGTACTGGATCGAAATATATTGTCTGGTGAATTGCCTCCACAAATTGGAAAACTTGCGATGTTAGAGAATTTATCATTATATGAAAATTCGTTTCAGGGACAATTACCTGTTTCTTTTTACGAGTTAAAATCATTAAAATCGTTGTCTTTATATTCTAATAGATTTACCGGAAAATTAAGTCCGGCGATTGGTAATCTGGTATTATTAGAAAATTTAAACCTTTTTGACAATGATTTTAGGGGGCAAGTTCCATTAGAATTGGAGAAATTAATTCATTTAAAAAAAATGAATATATCCTATAATTTGTTCTCGGGACTAGTTTCCAACAGATTGTCATTATTGGATAAATTGAATATGACCATGCGAAATGAAGTAGGAAACGTAGTTTCATTACCCGTTATTAAAGGGTAA
- a CDS encoding family 2A encapsulin nanocompartment shell protein, producing the protein MAELKKQQTALGDAAARQLAIATRSVPQMGTITPRWLTHLLHWVPVEAGVYRLNKVKDATHIEVDCSARDERSLPNTFVDYIDNPKEYNLAAVQTIVEVHTRVSDLYSKPYNQITEQLRLAIETIKERQESELINNKDYGLLSNVVPSQIIKTRTGAPTPDDLDELLTKVWKEPGFFLLHPLAIAAFGRECTRRGVPPPTTSMFGSQFLTWRGIPLIPSDKLPIKNGKSKIILMRTGESRQGVIGLILPGLQGEQSPGLSVRFMGINEKAIASYLVSLYCSLVVTVDDAIAVLEDVQIDKYHEYKY; encoded by the coding sequence ATGGCAGAATTAAAAAAACAGCAAACTGCGTTAGGAGACGCAGCAGCGAGACAGTTAGCAATTGCAACCCGTTCGGTTCCTCAAATGGGAACAATAACCCCAAGATGGCTCACGCACCTTTTGCATTGGGTTCCTGTAGAAGCAGGGGTGTACCGTTTGAATAAAGTAAAAGATGCGACCCATATCGAAGTGGATTGTTCGGCTAGAGATGAACGCTCACTTCCCAATACATTTGTGGATTATATCGATAACCCCAAGGAGTATAATTTGGCAGCGGTTCAAACGATTGTTGAAGTACATACCCGTGTTTCGGATTTGTACAGTAAACCATATAACCAAATTACAGAACAATTGCGCTTGGCTATTGAAACTATTAAGGAAAGACAAGAAAGCGAATTAATCAATAATAAGGATTATGGTTTATTGAGCAATGTGGTTCCTTCCCAAATTATTAAAACCAGAACGGGAGCGCCTACGCCAGATGATTTGGACGAATTGCTGACCAAAGTCTGGAAAGAGCCCGGTTTCTTCTTGTTACATCCTTTGGCTATTGCCGCATTTGGCCGTGAATGTACCCGTCGCGGAGTTCCGCCGCCAACAACTTCTATGTTTGGTTCTCAATTTCTTACTTGGAGAGGGATTCCGCTAATTCCTTCGGATAAATTACCGATTAAAAACGGAAAATCTAAAATCATATTGATGCGCACTGGAGAAAGCCGTCAAGGCGTAATTGGACTTATTTTGCCTGGATTGCAAGGGGAACAATCTCCTGGATTATCCGTTCGTTTTATGGGGATCAACGAAAAAGCGATTGCTTCCTATTTGGTATCGTTGTATTGTTCATTGGTAGTTACTGTTGATGATGCAATTGCGGTGCTGGAAGATGTGCAAATAGATAAGTACCATGAATACAAATACTAA
- a CDS encoding family 2A encapsulin nanocompartment cargo protein cysteine desulfurase, with protein MNTNTNNFGLPNIEDLQHLANELFSALPNEFPKEISLSPDHNEHPRATKIAETLLSAGNLGQVETIFSASSHDTLIGQSGYAPPVIPNQAGSPLVFSQSPPSMGGFGGSPSVGSYANIAPIGGSRHPFSSVSDPAFFEQDLNGIDTSKYALGSGEAPFAIGTGNNVKMEDPQTGFSDLNLKNKKEESSYLPFEYEGASFEAELKAALDLVNTSFGIPLEKGAVGFEQKSSYYFLDQNPFAFDSRKPVISSVVPIQPQSRSGWVGSNFDANLIKKDFPILSETVNGKPLIWFDNAATTQKPKSVIDRVTYFYEHENSNIHRAAHELAARASDAYEAAREKVRRFLNAGSVNEIVFVRGATEGVNLVAESWGNHKLVAGDEIIVSHLEHHANIVPWKRLADKKGLKLRVIPVDDDGQILLDEYAKLLNSKTKLVAFTQVSNALGTVTPAKQMVEMAHAVGAKVLLDGAQSVSHMKVDVQYLNADWLVFSGHKLFGPTGIGALYGKEDLLNEMEPYQSGGNMIQDVTFEQIKYHKAPNRFEAGTGNIADAIGLGAAIDYISKIGIEAIGQYEHYLLEYATHLLKQIPGVRLIGTAANKASVLSFTLEGFTNDEVGKALNREGIAVRTGHHCAQPILRRMGVETTVRPSLAFYNTCQDVDVFIETLWRLKTNK; from the coding sequence ATGAATACAAATACTAACAATTTCGGATTGCCGAATATTGAGGATTTGCAGCATTTAGCCAATGAGTTGTTCAGTGCTTTGCCCAACGAATTTCCAAAAGAGATTTCCTTGAGCCCAGATCATAATGAACATCCTCGCGCCACTAAAATAGCCGAAACACTCCTCTCAGCCGGTAATTTAGGTCAGGTAGAAACCATATTTTCGGCAAGTAGCCATGATACTTTAATAGGGCAATCGGGTTATGCACCGCCTGTAATTCCAAATCAGGCTGGAAGTCCTTTGGTTTTTTCTCAATCTCCTCCGTCGATGGGAGGTTTTGGTGGATCTCCATCGGTTGGGTCATATGCTAATATAGCACCTATAGGGGGATCTCGACATCCCTTTTCGAGTGTTTCAGATCCTGCTTTTTTTGAGCAAGATCTAAATGGAATTGATACTTCAAAATATGCATTGGGAAGTGGAGAAGCGCCGTTTGCAATCGGTACAGGTAATAACGTCAAGATGGAAGATCCACAAACTGGATTTTCTGATTTGAATTTAAAGAATAAAAAAGAAGAGTCGTCCTATTTGCCATTTGAATACGAAGGAGCTTCTTTTGAGGCAGAATTAAAAGCGGCATTGGATTTGGTAAACACCAGTTTTGGTATTCCTTTGGAAAAAGGGGCAGTCGGATTCGAACAAAAGAGCAGTTATTATTTTTTGGATCAAAACCCGTTTGCTTTTGATTCCAGAAAACCTGTGATTTCATCTGTTGTGCCTATTCAACCACAATCCAGAAGCGGATGGGTTGGGTCCAATTTTGATGCTAATTTAATTAAGAAAGATTTCCCGATTTTGAGTGAAACAGTAAATGGAAAACCATTAATTTGGTTTGATAATGCTGCGACCACCCAAAAACCAAAGTCAGTGATTGATCGTGTTACCTATTTTTACGAACATGAAAATTCTAATATTCACCGTGCAGCGCATGAGTTGGCTGCACGTGCTTCAGATGCTTATGAAGCAGCCCGTGAAAAAGTAAGGAGGTTCCTGAATGCAGGTTCTGTAAATGAAATTGTATTTGTTCGAGGAGCAACCGAAGGAGTCAATTTGGTAGCTGAAAGTTGGGGAAACCATAAACTGGTGGCCGGAGATGAAATCATTGTCAGTCATTTGGAGCATCATGCCAATATTGTTCCTTGGAAGCGGTTAGCCGATAAAAAAGGACTAAAATTGAGAGTGATTCCAGTGGATGATGACGGACAAATTCTGTTGGATGAATATGCCAAATTATTAAATTCTAAAACTAAGTTGGTTGCGTTTACCCAAGTATCAAATGCATTGGGAACGGTGACGCCTGCCAAGCAAATGGTCGAAATGGCTCACGCTGTTGGGGCCAAAGTGCTATTGGATGGAGCTCAATCTGTTTCGCATATGAAAGTTGATGTGCAGTATTTGAATGCTGATTGGTTGGTTTTTTCGGGTCATAAATTATTTGGCCCAACAGGAATTGGTGCTTTGTATGGTAAAGAAGATTTGCTGAATGAAATGGAACCTTACCAATCCGGCGGGAATATGATCCAGGATGTGACTTTTGAGCAAATAAAATATCACAAAGCGCCCAATCGTTTTGAAGCAGGTACCGGAAATATTGCGGATGCGATAGGTCTTGGAGCAGCGATTGACTACATTTCGAAAATTGGGATTGAAGCGATTGGACAGTATGAGCATTATTTGTTGGAATATGCCACTCATTTGCTCAAACAGATTCCGGGAGTGCGATTGATAGGCACTGCGGCCAATAAAGCGAGTGTGCTTTCGTTCACTTTGGAAGGATTCACAAATGATGAAGTTGGAAAAGCATTGAATAGGGAAGGCATTGCTGTGCGCACGGGACATCATTGTGCACAGCCTATTTTGAGAAGAATGGGAGTGGAAACCACCGTTCGCCCTTCATTAGCTTTTTATAATACTTGTCAAGATGTAGATGTGTTTATAGAAACGCTTTGGCGATTAAAAACGAATAAATAA